A window of Mucilaginibacter paludis DSM 18603 contains these coding sequences:
- a CDS encoding FecR family protein, translated as MKRPGEQTLIRYFLGQCSPDEEKVVNAYLALKIDQDYIEACLREAFYMQEDGQDPTANHEQRNRVWSNLIAKQQEAPVIRLKPRKLWYRYAAAVVLVMFSAGTIFLLNGRLNHSQEKTAWQHVEGLIGHPKTVTLDDSSMVTLFPGSAIDIPSNFNKTDRQVKLNGRAFFKIAHNKEKPFYVSARELTTKVLGTSFEVNSSGTENIITLHTGKVSVIRADKEIARLIPNQQIKYEQATGKYDVAVVDAAHTLNWLQGELDYERVPLSIIISDIEKWYGVKIQVEQPALLNQKVIFSFKDQSLSRVLSLLSKSADFSYEIKGKQVILKERNMGTN; from the coding sequence ATGAAAAGACCAGGTGAACAAACACTAATCAGATATTTTTTAGGGCAATGCTCTCCTGATGAAGAAAAGGTTGTCAATGCGTACCTCGCCTTGAAAATTGACCAGGACTATATAGAGGCTTGTCTGCGTGAGGCGTTTTACATGCAGGAAGATGGACAAGATCCTACGGCCAATCACGAGCAACGTAACCGGGTTTGGAGTAATCTTATCGCCAAGCAACAGGAAGCTCCGGTTATCAGGTTGAAGCCACGCAAGCTATGGTATCGCTACGCTGCCGCCGTTGTTCTTGTTATGTTCAGTGCGGGCACTATTTTTTTATTAAATGGCAGGCTAAACCACTCCCAGGAAAAAACAGCATGGCAACACGTCGAAGGATTAATTGGACATCCTAAAACAGTAACCCTTGATGACAGCAGTATGGTGACCCTATTTCCAGGCTCTGCTATTGATATTCCATCCAACTTCAATAAAACAGACAGACAGGTCAAATTAAATGGTCGCGCGTTTTTCAAGATCGCCCACAATAAGGAAAAACCATTTTATGTGAGTGCAAGAGAATTGACCACTAAGGTACTGGGGACTTCGTTTGAAGTGAACAGCTCGGGAACTGAAAATATCATCACGCTTCATACCGGAAAAGTAAGTGTTATCCGCGCCGATAAAGAGATCGCAAGGTTAATCCCGAACCAACAGATCAAATACGAGCAGGCTACTGGGAAATATGATGTAGCTGTCGTAGATGCCGCCCATACGCTGAACTGGCTACAGGGTGAACTGGATTATGAACGTGTACCACTTAGTATTATCATCAGCGATATAGAAAAATGGTACGGGGTAAAAATTCAGGTAGAACAACCTGCTTTACTGAACCAGAAAGTGATTTTCAGCTTTAAAGATCAATCGCTTAGCCGTGTGTTGTCCCTGCTATCAAAATCAGCTGATTTCAGCTACGAAATAAAAGGTAAACAAGTCATTTTAAAGGAAAGGAACATGGGAACAAACTAA
- a CDS encoding TonB-dependent receptor: MKQNITYLVCFLLTIFITQPAFAQVQDKKITLPNAPVTGLKIVTAIKTQTGLRFNYAEALDTKLAVTVKTEGSQITVKTALELIKTTCGLDYEIDNEYVTLSQPAPKSPNASAGGGPGTLKGRIVEFETSQPLPGASVYIVELQKGMVSNNEGYYRFNNTPEGKYTLKVTYISYKTETIQVEVKTGKEENYDVKMQGSNSLQEVVVNSIRKSRAPVAHSTERQILTEIKYAQSVVSGISSEQISKTVDRNAAEVVRRISGITTVDDKFIVVRGLNQRYNLTYLNDNVAPSTEVNSRAFALDLIPSRIIDKILIYKSPQPENQGDATGGVVKIYTKDAKKVKHFDIEWQTGIRTNTSFNSNFLTYQGGKTDFWGFDDGTRKLPASVPGYNSLALASLTPSQYAKTFSPILNYGKKTALPNLQLTANYYNSFKVFGKSLSTLSSLSYKNEAQITDLTRSQLYQGRYASGDKNSNESRNIALIQLNLLQNFTLSLRDSSSISFKNFILQQGQTNTIDRVSSSAAQGSLTQSKDKDIILSYNQRLLYAGNLGGSHFYEKGKQHLQWNLGYTYSKQESPDQRVVRLTGNTSVSSVGDSSLSWRARGLSFGDDNGNPVALKLGIISRTWTRSSEGVYNASIDYTNQLKPWLSLKLGAYQQWKMRQLYRRVYTVHEGDVTTDKWYTYVPGTDHYVNPTLVRFHEQDLGNVWSPAYLRDDYSGLRVNDNTSGSDSYIGTEQNNSGYAALSIKPFGNMLDIYGGVRYEYNRQKIGAAIPKENNLQINVPILVDNPTRSWLPSLNISLRPDEKWVVRAAYGKTVNRTEFREVSPFEEQDYENNTILNGNPKLKSAKVENYDTRIEFYPKNNKGESFSVGAFYKKIQNPIERINTSDRTTPEIIPTISYQNAASGTIKGFEFEFRKSLDFIPLNAFRNFSIIANAALIKSETVNDTLVSASLAVADTGGRRPLQGQSPYVINAGLYYENAGLGTKVSLIYNVSGPNIYAASRGYAYSNLLDGPRYRGSLIELPRHLIDISVTQRLLKSLQLKIGVQNLLDQSVKMAEDINFTNKYEPLKHIAGQPPAKSIEGDNITSSYKPGRYFTFTFSYSL; encoded by the coding sequence ATGAAACAAAATATAACATATTTAGTATGTTTTCTGCTTACAATTTTTATTACCCAGCCTGCATTTGCTCAGGTTCAGGACAAAAAGATAACCTTACCTAATGCACCGGTAACCGGTCTTAAGATCGTAACGGCCATTAAGACCCAAACTGGATTACGCTTCAATTATGCCGAAGCACTTGACACGAAACTGGCTGTTACTGTAAAAACAGAAGGCAGTCAGATTACCGTTAAGACTGCACTTGAATTAATTAAAACAACGTGTGGACTGGATTACGAGATAGACAATGAGTATGTCACTTTAAGCCAGCCTGCTCCGAAAAGCCCAAACGCATCAGCCGGCGGCGGCCCCGGCACCCTTAAAGGCCGTATTGTTGAATTTGAAACATCGCAGCCACTTCCCGGTGCATCCGTTTACATTGTTGAGCTTCAAAAAGGGATGGTATCTAATAATGAAGGCTATTATAGGTTTAACAACACCCCTGAAGGAAAATACACTTTGAAGGTTACCTACATCAGTTATAAAACCGAAACTATACAGGTTGAAGTAAAAACTGGTAAAGAGGAAAATTACGACGTAAAAATGCAGGGTTCTAATTCTCTGCAAGAGGTGGTTGTAAATTCAATCAGGAAAAGCCGTGCTCCGGTTGCGCATAGCACCGAAAGGCAGATCTTAACAGAAATCAAATACGCGCAGTCAGTAGTCTCCGGCATTTCGTCTGAACAAATCAGCAAAACAGTTGACCGGAATGCTGCGGAAGTTGTTCGCAGGATTTCAGGTATCACAACTGTAGATGATAAATTCATTGTGGTTCGCGGGTTGAATCAACGCTATAACCTTACTTACTTGAATGACAACGTCGCACCGAGTACAGAAGTGAACAGCCGGGCTTTTGCACTGGACCTGATCCCGAGCCGTATCATTGACAAGATTCTTATCTATAAATCGCCCCAACCCGAGAATCAGGGAGATGCTACCGGTGGTGTAGTCAAGATTTATACAAAAGATGCCAAAAAGGTTAAACACTTTGATATTGAATGGCAAACAGGCATACGGACAAATACATCTTTCAATAGTAACTTTCTGACCTACCAGGGTGGTAAAACAGATTTTTGGGGATTTGATGACGGCACACGTAAACTGCCTGCGTCCGTGCCGGGATATAATAGCTTGGCTTTAGCCAGCCTGACGCCCTCCCAATATGCAAAAACGTTTTCTCCTATACTTAACTACGGAAAGAAAACAGCCTTGCCTAATCTTCAATTAACTGCCAACTACTATAATTCCTTTAAAGTTTTTGGCAAATCATTATCTACGTTAAGTTCTTTGAGCTATAAGAATGAGGCGCAAATCACTGATCTTACGCGTTCACAATTATACCAGGGACGTTATGCCTCTGGCGATAAGAACAGTAATGAAAGCCGTAACATTGCGCTTATACAGCTTAACCTGCTGCAAAATTTCACATTATCCCTACGTGACAGCAGCAGTATTTCCTTTAAAAATTTCATTCTTCAGCAAGGGCAAACCAATACGATAGATCGCGTCAGTTCTTCTGCTGCGCAGGGTAGCCTCACACAATCAAAGGATAAGGACATTATTCTGTCATACAACCAGCGATTGCTGTACGCGGGAAATCTGGGCGGCTCGCATTTTTACGAAAAAGGGAAACAACACCTGCAATGGAACCTGGGATATACTTATAGCAAGCAGGAATCACCCGACCAGCGCGTGGTGCGCCTTACCGGCAATACCTCGGTATCATCTGTTGGTGATTCGAGCTTATCGTGGCGGGCCCGAGGTTTAAGCTTTGGCGACGACAACGGAAATCCCGTTGCTTTGAAACTGGGAATCATTTCCAGAACATGGACCCGCAGCAGCGAAGGTGTATATAATGCTTCTATAGATTATACCAATCAGCTAAAGCCATGGTTGTCCCTTAAGCTGGGTGCCTACCAGCAATGGAAAATGCGGCAGCTATACCGTCGTGTTTATACGGTTCATGAAGGAGATGTGACGACTGATAAATGGTACACTTATGTTCCCGGAACCGATCATTATGTTAATCCCACCCTGGTACGTTTTCACGAACAGGACCTGGGCAATGTATGGAGCCCTGCTTATTTACGTGATGATTACAGTGGGTTGCGCGTAAATGACAACACTTCCGGAAGCGACAGCTATATCGGGACAGAGCAAAACAACAGTGGTTATGCTGCGCTTAGTATCAAGCCATTTGGGAATATGCTGGATATTTATGGGGGCGTTCGTTACGAATATAACCGTCAGAAAATCGGAGCGGCAATTCCAAAAGAAAACAATCTTCAGATCAATGTACCAATCCTTGTCGATAATCCCACCAGATCATGGTTGCCATCATTGAATATCTCTTTGAGACCTGATGAAAAGTGGGTGGTTAGGGCTGCTTACGGTAAAACCGTCAATCGTACAGAATTCAGAGAAGTATCACCTTTTGAGGAACAGGATTATGAAAACAATACCATCCTGAACGGTAACCCCAAACTTAAATCAGCTAAGGTGGAGAATTACGACACACGTATAGAGTTTTATCCAAAAAACAACAAGGGCGAATCTTTCAGCGTTGGGGCATTCTATAAAAAGATACAAAACCCTATAGAGCGGATCAATACCTCCGACAGAACGACTCCTGAAATTATTCCAACCATTTCTTACCAGAATGCAGCATCCGGGACGATTAAAGGGTTTGAATTTGAGTTCAGAAAGTCGCTTGATTTTATTCCACTGAATGCTTTCAGGAACTTTTCCATAATAGCCAATGCCGCTTTAATTAAAAGTGAAACCGTAAACGATACGCTGGTAAGTGCATCGCTTGCTGTAGCCGATACCGGCGGGCGGCGGCCTTTACAGGGCCAGTCACCTTATGTGATTAATGCGGGGTTGTATTATGAAAATGCCGGCCTGGGTACCAAGGTTTCCCTGATCTATAATGTATCTGGCCCTAACATTTATGCTGCAAGCAGGGGTTACGCATATAGCAATTTGTTAGACGGCCCGCGGTACCGGGGGAGCCTGATAGAACTACCCCGGCATCTGATAGATATTTCTGTTACCCAACGTCTGCTCAAGTCGTTGCAGCTAAAAATAGGTGTTCAAAACTTACTGGATCAATCGGTAAAGATGGCCGAGGATATCAATTTCACCAACAAGTACGAACCGCTTAAACATATCGCCGGTCAACCGCCTGCAAAATCTATTGAAGGCGACAATATTACCTCGTCATATAAACCCGGGCGTTATTTCACCTTTACATTTTCTTATTCCCTGTAA
- a CDS encoding DUF4397 domain-containing protein, with translation MTIMLCYCLLSCKKDFQATVPGDGRGSYINFYNASEALIQSGNGTTFLTQENRVYINDSISRSPFFQYPVFSTAYSDREFPLNANGSNSFQISDEITVPSDANYSLVYWLPILSGRYKFIFTSGNKVYLKDTTVSLEPKTFAAQYLVEGPESDMAYRIVTTPVKEEQEKGKTTLQVVNLSPDVGKIDVWRAGENGKRITTDLPGALAFGEYYTSHADTTGASATNGRLYLNVSPSGSNQVLLTVAVPAVSESSFIVQVQGFIRQANRRIKSSNTDYATISIKPNFRIKLRRLY, from the coding sequence ATGACAATAATGCTATGTTATTGCCTGTTGTCCTGTAAAAAAGATTTTCAAGCTACGGTGCCGGGAGACGGCAGGGGAAGCTATATCAATTTCTACAATGCTTCTGAAGCATTGATACAATCCGGCAATGGAACCACGTTTTTAACCCAGGAGAACAGGGTGTATATCAACGATTCTATATCCAGATCTCCATTTTTTCAATATCCCGTTTTTAGCACCGCTTACAGTGACAGGGAATTTCCTTTAAATGCCAACGGATCGAACTCGTTTCAGATCTCCGATGAGATCACCGTGCCATCAGATGCCAATTATAGCTTAGTATATTGGCTGCCAATCCTGTCTGGCCGGTATAAATTTATATTTACTTCGGGCAATAAAGTTTACCTTAAAGATACCACGGTGAGTCTTGAGCCCAAAACCTTTGCAGCGCAGTATTTAGTAGAGGGGCCGGAATCAGATATGGCCTATCGTATCGTTACAACACCTGTTAAAGAAGAACAGGAAAAAGGCAAAACAACACTACAGGTGGTAAACCTCTCACCTGATGTAGGTAAGATCGACGTTTGGCGGGCCGGTGAAAACGGAAAAAGAATCACGACTGATCTGCCGGGGGCACTTGCCTTTGGCGAATATTATACCAGTCATGCCGATACCACCGGAGCATCCGCTACAAACGGTAGGCTTTACCTGAATGTTTCCCCAAGCGGGAGCAACCAGGTATTGCTCACGGTGGCCGTGCCCGCAGTTTCTGAAAGTTCGTTTATCGTGCAGGTACAGGGATTTATTCGCCAGGCGAACAGACGGATCAAATCCAGCAATACGGATTACGCAACCATATCAATTAAACCAAACTTCAGGATCAAACTCAGGAGACTCTACTAA
- a CDS encoding DUF5689 domain-containing protein has translation MKTKTTIKQTLTALVIALSIVSCKKDKKADPVTPPVEVKVISLTDLKTLSAGASVKVPDGKKISGIVISDVAGKNTDTKTVILQDAASQTGIIINFDAAQTFAPGDQLEVNISNQTLAQVNGEVVLQNIPAANAKKTGTGTVTAKATTIVDINTNKIAWNGTLVSVNATDLTSANSKYEGNLTIKDASGTLTSAVLTTAAFTGTALPVSVSKITGIVRLNGTDARLDIRSQADVTPGDISKIISDDFTTWTDATPGTNVVTTSKEAWYAIYSNLGALKYKGIAADANFTVTDKTYPYLPVCDEYVGPGSQGSFLAVDPALDFKGLKSIKVTFAGSNVVGKGQFTGVLSPLLNGKNTTSPYNFQAFDANTDKLKIGIYAIVSGTWYFLAESGEYKETGKFFTVTFNFPTTAAALQAANPQIPGGTALSDFMEKPAFSIVNRSIGNPSGTDYKLKQRPILIDKVELGF, from the coding sequence ATGAAAACAAAAACGACAATTAAACAAACATTGACCGCGCTAGTAATAGCGCTTAGTATTGTATCCTGCAAGAAGGATAAAAAGGCCGATCCGGTGACACCTCCAGTTGAGGTAAAAGTGATCTCGCTTACTGATCTCAAAACGCTGAGCGCCGGTGCGTCGGTAAAAGTGCCTGATGGTAAAAAGATCAGCGGCATCGTTATTTCTGATGTCGCCGGGAAGAACACTGACACCAAAACGGTGATTTTACAGGATGCCGCCAGCCAGACCGGTATTATCATCAATTTTGATGCGGCGCAAACCTTTGCTCCGGGAGATCAGTTAGAAGTAAATATTTCCAATCAAACGCTGGCCCAAGTAAACGGTGAAGTAGTATTGCAGAATATTCCTGCCGCCAACGCTAAAAAGACCGGCACAGGAACTGTAACAGCTAAGGCGACGACTATCGTAGATATTAATACCAATAAAATAGCATGGAATGGCACACTTGTAAGTGTAAATGCAACTGACTTAACTTCTGCTAATAGCAAATACGAAGGTAACTTAACGATTAAAGATGCTTCGGGAACACTAACATCCGCTGTATTGACCACAGCAGCATTTACAGGTACTGCTTTACCCGTAAGCGTTAGCAAAATTACAGGCATAGTACGTTTGAATGGCACGGACGCTCGATTGGATATTCGCTCTCAAGCTGATGTTACTCCGGGTGATATATCAAAGATTATTAGTGATGATTTTACAACCTGGACGGATGCAACCCCAGGTACAAACGTAGTTACGACATCTAAAGAAGCATGGTATGCTATTTATTCGAACCTCGGTGCATTGAAATATAAAGGAATTGCAGCAGACGCAAATTTTACGGTTACAGACAAGACCTATCCGTATTTACCTGTTTGTGACGAATATGTAGGTCCGGGAAGTCAGGGTTCATTTCTTGCAGTCGATCCTGCTCTGGATTTTAAAGGGCTTAAATCTATTAAAGTAACGTTTGCAGGCAGTAATGTTGTTGGTAAGGGGCAATTTACCGGAGTACTTTCTCCATTACTTAATGGAAAGAACACGACAAGTCCTTATAATTTTCAAGCATTTGATGCTAATACTGATAAATTAAAAATTGGAATTTATGCAATCGTCAGTGGTACCTGGTATTTTTTAGCCGAATCAGGTGAATATAAAGAAACAGGGAAATTCTTTACGGTAACTTTTAACTTTCCAACAACCGCTGCTGCATTACAAGCAGCCAACCCACAAATACCTGGGGGTACCGCTCTATCTGATTTTATGGAAAAACCTGCTTTCTCTATTGTAAATCGCTCAATAGGAAATCCTTCAGGGACAGATTATAAGCTAAAGCAACGCCCTATTTTAATTGATAAAGTTGAATTAGGCTTTTAG
- a CDS encoding putative holin-like toxin, which yields METATMIGFGMLIVFLIGVIIAIINDTRREKRFWDNWKKE from the coding sequence ATGGAAACTGCAACGATGATCGGTTTTGGAATGTTGATCGTTTTTTTGATCGGTGTCATTATCGCCATTATCAATGACACCCGGAGGGAAAAACGATTTTGGGATAATTGGAAAAAAGAATAG